Within the Myxococcus virescens genome, the region CTCCGTCGACAGGTCGACAGGTGCCTGCGACCCGGGAACGGCCCGCGCCCATCCTTCCCCAACATCACCTTCCACCAGCGGCTCACACCCTGCAGTTCCCCCGCAAAGCAGCAACAGCCCCACAGGAATGGCACGCCATGACGTCATGTATGCAACCCTCATCCTCGGCGCCGTGCCGGCCCTCGCCGCTGGAACTGGAAAGTGTCACCCATGCCGGATGCTCCTACTCGGACTCGGGTAGGAAATCGCGTCTGCTGTCCGTCATCACGCGACGCCTGACGACTTCTGAAGACAGGGCAACACTGGGGCGTTCTGGCCCCAGCATCTTTCAAGCTCTCAACGGGAGAGAGGACGGTACGGCCCAGCCGTTCTCCCGGATTTTGCCGTCACAGCGCCGTCACACCCGGTGTGTCGTAGCGATCAGCCGCCGGAGCGGAGCGCCTTGAGGGCCTCGCGGAACAGTGCCTGGAAGGTGGCCTCTGCCCCCAGCCGTTCGCTGGCCAGGTCCGCGGCCTTCTCCGCCTGGGGCTGCTTGTAGCCAAGGTTGAGCAGCGCGGAGACCAGGTCCGCATGGGCTCCGCTGACGGTGGCCGGCGCAGTCCCTCGCGACACCGCTTCCAGGTGAATCGTCTTCACCTTGTCCTTGAGCTCCAGCACCAGCCGCTCGGCGGTCTTCTTGCCCACGCCGTGAATCTTCGCCAGCCGCGCCACCTCGCCCCGCGACAGCGCCGCCACCAGCTCCGGCACTTCCATGCCGGACAGCACCATCAACGACAGCCGGGGTCCCACCCGCGACACGCTGTTGAGCAGCAGGAACACCTCTTCTTCGCTCTTCGTCAGGAAGCCGAAGAGGTCGAAGGCGTCCTCGCGCACCACGGTGCGCACGCGCACGTCCACCGGCTGTCCCTCCGCCGGCAGCTTCCCCAGCGCCAGTGAGGAGAAGTTCACCCGGTAGCCCACGCCGCCCACGTCGATGGTGGCGTCCTCCAGGTCCTTCTCCAACACCGTCCCACGCAACCGCGAAATCATCTCGCCTCCGGACGCCGGTACGCGGGCGCCAGCCGGTCCGCCAGCAGCGCCGCCGCGCCCTTGCGCTTCTTGCCCGACGCGGACGCCGCCGGTACCGCGGCCCGCCCATGATTGAGGTGGCACAGCGCCACCGCCAGCGCATCACTCGCGTCCGCGCGCTCCAGCACCGACGCATCCAGTTCCAGGAAGGTCCGCACCATCCGCGCCACCGCGTCCTTCCCGTCCGCGCCGCCCGCCCCCACCGCCTTCTTCACCTTCGCCGGCGCGTATTCGAAAACGGGCAGCCCCGCCTGCGCCGCCGCCAGCAGCGCGACACCGCGCGCATGCCCCAGCACCAGCGCGCTGCGTGCGTTGCGGAAGGTGAACACGCCTTCCACCGCCACCGCGGCCGGGCGGTATTTCACCAGGGCCGCCGTCAGCGCGCCGTGCAAGTCCCGCAGGCGGTCCGACAGCGGCAGCGCCGGATCGCCCTTGATGACGCCGTGGCCCACGTGCACCAGCCGGCCCCGCTTCTCCTCCACCACCCCGAAGCCCATGAACCGGCTTCCCGGGTCAACGCCAAGCACGCGCACGTTCCACTCCGTTCCAGCACTCCGCTACTGCAACAACGAATCCAGCATCGCGTCTTCGATTTCGTAGTTCCCGTGCACGTTCTGCACGTCGTCGCTCTCCTCGAGCGCATCCAGCAGCTTCAGGAGCTTCTTCGCCGTGTCCACGTCCAGTGCGACGGTGTTCTGGGGGAGGAACACCCACCGCTGCTGCCCCAGCGGCAGGCCCGACTCCTGGAGCCGTCCCGCCACCGTGTGCAGGTCCGCCGCCGCGGTGCGCACCTCGGCGCCTTCGTCCCCCAGCATGATGACGTCCTCGGCGCCCGCGTCGATGGCCTGCTCCATCAACTGGTCCTCGGAGGGGCCGTACTTCACGCTGATGACGCCCTTCTTCTGGAACATCCAGGCCACCGCGCCCTCGGCGCCCAGGTTGCCCCCGTACGCGCTGAAGGTGGAGCGCATGTCTGCCGCGGTCCGGTTGCGGTTGTCGGTGAGGCACTCCACCAGGATGGCGACACCGCCGGGGCCGTAGCCCTCGTACGTCACCTCCTCGTAGTTCTCTCCCTCCAGCTCGCCCGTGCCCTTCTTGACGGCGCGCTCGATGGTGTCCTTCGGGATGTTGGCCTCGCGGGCCGCGGCCAGCGCGACGCGCAGGCGGGCATTGCCGGAGGGCTCACCGCCCCCGAGCCGCGCGGCGACGGTGATTTCCTTGATGACCTTGGAGTACAGCTTCCCCTTGGTCGCGCCCATCGCGGCCTTCTGGCGCTTGATCTTCGACCACCGATTGTGACCGGACATGGTGGGTGTGCCTCAGCGGGCGCCCAGCGGATGG harbors:
- the ruvA gene encoding Holliday junction branch migration protein RuvA; the protein is MISRLRGTVLEKDLEDATIDVGGVGYRVNFSSLALGKLPAEGQPVDVRVRTVVREDAFDLFGFLTKSEEEVFLLLNSVSRVGPRLSLMVLSGMEVPELVAALSRGEVARLAKIHGVGKKTAERLVLELKDKVKTIHLEAVSRGTAPATVSGAHADLVSALLNLGYKQPQAEKAADLASERLGAEATFQALFREALKALRSGG
- a CDS encoding YebC/PmpR family DNA-binding transcriptional regulator codes for the protein MSGHNRWSKIKRQKAAMGATKGKLYSKVIKEITVAARLGGGEPSGNARLRVALAAAREANIPKDTIERAVKKGTGELEGENYEEVTYEGYGPGGVAILVECLTDNRNRTAADMRSTFSAYGGNLGAEGAVAWMFQKKGVISVKYGPSEDQLMEQAIDAGAEDVIMLGDEGAEVRTAAADLHTVAGRLQESGLPLGQQRWVFLPQNTVALDVDTAKKLLKLLDALEESDDVQNVHGNYEIEDAMLDSLLQ
- the ruvC gene encoding crossover junction endodeoxyribonuclease RuvC; this encodes MRVLGVDPGSRFMGFGVVEEKRGRLVHVGHGVIKGDPALPLSDRLRDLHGALTAALVKYRPAAVAVEGVFTFRNARSALVLGHARGVALLAAAQAGLPVFEYAPAKVKKAVGAGGADGKDAVARMVRTFLELDASVLERADASDALAVALCHLNHGRAAVPAASASGKKRKGAAALLADRLAPAYRRPEAR